A part of Halictus rubicundus isolate RS-2024b chromosome 4, iyHalRubi1_principal, whole genome shotgun sequence genomic DNA contains:
- the LOC143353807 gene encoding uncharacterized protein LOC143353807, translating to MGTECNAIVSCLKTSYELVIMQRNITKTTVLVFNEIVPRRLCARVLYFFPPISPTRYLCWPFVGHDRWPTCIKRRPISQSRPTKMPTINVTRGSQNREIQIKQNAETGSHILIFGVETNNLNNLEITLKYFWLQKASFQTIVRRTRSTKPSFDFFGHSRRECPSVEAIRRRSHAVLLSVGVRTPKEAYEESQNGDGSAVLVRRRYGLVCNGLYSFTGEGCYRRSSSLKAIYIIVIMKHHAVTIIRLVYFISFLCTMMILFTKYLIVIFLQDILKKLLVNIARCYGSTDQEEIRIFEKFGNDQKREVIIFICLAVVTVVTCQLALLSPALLNIVVPLNYSRSIRFMLVIEFKQGDDNFFLVYVYFTIACVTLMLIISTSDCIMSIMLHYHSAVYETISYRTNVAINEWLNPKNVAFEKDHRLYQQIFEVMELYQNIQSDFERIMPVITMPYFIIVMMLTFSLCIYTFQAVELLHTIEHLNMSLVSVLTGLVQFAYAYRENSMSQMYIDNSLNVFHELCQTPWYRLPLKVQKLLLLALQRTSKGCVPVLCGLFLPSRKGFAWVIHLNPFNLNNNLKHTNGGINKLTNTLLEICSSRKD from the exons ATGGGTACAGAGTGCAAT GCTATTGTGTCGTGTTTAAAGACGAGTTACGAGTTAGTGATCATGCAACGAAATATTACGAAGACAACGGTTTTAGTTTTCAACGAGATTGTTCCACGACGATTAT GTGCTCGTGTGCTCTATTTTTTCCCTCCTATTTCTCCGACTCGATACTTGTGTTGGCCCTTCGTTGGCCATGACCGATGGCCCACTTGCATAAAAAGGCGACCAATATCGCAATCAAGGCCCACCAAAATGCCAACTATAAATGTTACTAGGGGATC acaaaatcgtgaaattcagaTTAAGCAAAATGCTGAAACaggatcgcacatccttatat TTGGTGTCGAAACGAATAACCTTAATAATCTTGAAATAACGCTAAAATACTTTTGGCTACAAAAAGCGAGTTTCCAGACCATAGTGCGGCGCACTAGATCGACCAAACCTAGTTTTGACTTTTTCGGACATTCTCGCCGAGAATGTCCTTCTGTCGAGGCGATACGGAGGCGATCCCATGCTGTGCTGTTGTCGGTAGGTGTGCGCACTCCCAAGGAGGCCTATGAAGAAAGTCAAAACGGCGACGGCagtgcggtgctggtcaggcggcggtaCGGTCTAGTGTGCAACGGCCTTTATTCCttcaccggtgagggctgttacAGAAGATcctcctccctcaa AGCTATTTATATT ATTGTAATAATGAAACATCATGCTGTTACGATAATTCGTCTGGTTTACTTCATTTCGTTCTTGTGCACCATGATGATACTGTTCACCAAGTACCTCATCGTGATATTTCTTCAAGACATA TTGAAAAAATTGCTGGTTAACATAGCTCGATGTTATGGTTCGACGGACCAAGAAGAAATtcggatttttgaaaaattcggcAACGACCAGAAACGTGAAGTCATCATTTTCATAT GTCTCGCCGTTGTGACAGTGGTTACTTGTCAGTTAGCTTTACTGTCGCCGGCATTGTTGAACATAGTGGTACCGTTGAACTATTCCCGTTCAATACGTTTCATGCTAGTGATAGAGTTCAAACAAGGAGACGACAACTTCTTTCTAGTATATGTCTATTTCACTATTGCCTGCGTGACTTTGATGTTAATCATATCGACAAGCGACTGTATAATGAGCATAATGTTGCATTACCATTCAGCAGTCTATGAAACAATAAG TTACCGAACAAACGTAGCGATCAACGAGTGGCTGAACCCAAAGAATGTAGCTTTCGAGAAAGATCATCGCCTGTATCAGCAAATTTTCGAAGTGATGGAACTCTATCAGAACATTCAGAG TGACTTTGAACGCATCATGCCGGTTATAACGATGCCGTACTTCATTATTGTTATGATGTTGACTTTctctttgtgcatttatacaTTCCAA GCTGTCGAGCTTCTCCACACCATAGAACATCTGAATATGTCTCTTGTAAGTGTGTTGACGGGCCTAGTCCAATTTGCCTACGCCTATCGAGAAAACAGTATGAGTCAGATGTATATTGACAATTCCTTGAACGTGTTCCACGAACT ATGTCAAACCCCATGGTATAGATTGCCACTTAAGGTGCAAAAGTTGTTGCTTCTTGCATTACAAAGAACATCGAAGGGCTGTGTTCCTGTGTTGTGTGGCCTTTTTCTTCCGTCGAGAAAGGGTTTCGCTTGGGTAATACATTTGAATCCTTTTAACctgaataataatttaaaacacACTAATGGAGGTATTAATAAATTGACAAATACATTACTGGAAATATGCAGTTCCAGGAAA GATTAA